A part of Pelecanus crispus isolate bPelCri1 chromosome 22, bPelCri1.pri, whole genome shotgun sequence genomic DNA contains:
- the LOC142595625 gene encoding LOW QUALITY PROTEIN: feather beta keratin-like (The sequence of the model RefSeq protein was modified relative to this genomic sequence to represent the inferred CDS: deleted 1 base in 1 codon), translating into MCKGCLWAWGGLDQYKSPSSSSLLIRFSCLLLLGEQGELQPLVHLRPTAMSCYDLCRPCGPTPLANSCNEPCVRQCQDSRVVIQPSPVVVTLPGPILSSFPQNTAVGSTTSAAVGSILSAEGVPISSGGFNLSGIGGRYYGGRCLPC; encoded by the exons ATGTGCAAAGGGTGCCTCTGGGCCTGGGGCGGTCTGGACCAGTATAAAAGCCCGTCCAGCAGCAGTCTT CTCATCCGCTTCTcttgccttctcctccttgGTGAACAAGGTGAGCTGCAACCACTT gtgcaccTCCGACCCACAGCCATGTCCTGCTACGATCTGTGCCGTCCTTGTGGCCCAACCCCActtgccaacagctgcaacgagccctgtgtcaggcagtgccaggactCCCGGGTGGTGATCCAGCCCTCtcccgtggtggtgaccctgcccggacccatcctcagctccttcccccagaacaccgCTGTGGGGTCCACCACCTccgctgctgttggcagcatcctgagtgctgagggagtgcccatctcctccGGGGGCTTTAACCTCTCTGGCATTGGTGGCCGCTACTACGGCGGAAGGTGCCTGCCCTGCTAA
- the LOC142595624 gene encoding LOW QUALITY PROTEIN: feather beta keratin-like (The sequence of the model RefSeq protein was modified relative to this genomic sequence to represent the inferred CDS: deleted 1 base in 1 codon) → MCKGCLWAWGGLDQYKSPSSSSLLIRFSCLLLLGEQGELQPLVHLRPTAMSCYDLCRPCGPTPLANSCNEPCVRQCQDSRVVIQPSPVVVTLPGPILSSFPQNTAVGSTTSAAVGSILSAEGVPISSGGFNLSGIGGRYYGGRCLPC, encoded by the exons ATGTGCAAAGGGTGCCTCTGGGCCTGGGGCGGTCTGGACCAGTATAAAAGCCCGTCCAGCAGCAGTCTT CTCATCCGCTTCTcttgccttctcctccttgGTGAACAAGGTGAGCTGCAACCACTT gtgcaccTCCGACCCACAGCCATGTCCTGCTACGATCTGTGCCGTCCCTGTGGCCCAACCCCActtgccaacagctgcaacgagccctgtgtcaggcagtgccaggactCCCGGGTGGTGATCCAGCCCTCtcccgtggtggtgaccctgcccggacccatcctcagctccttcccccagaacaccgCTGTGGGGTCCACCACCTccgctgctgttggcagcatcctgagtgctgagggagtgcccatctcctccGGGGGCTTTAACCTCTCTGGCATTGGTGGCCGCTACTACGGCGGAAGGTGCCTGCCCTGCTAA